A genomic window from Triticum urartu cultivar G1812 chromosome 7, Tu2.1, whole genome shotgun sequence includes:
- the LOC125525913 gene encoding uncharacterized protein LOC125525913 — protein MGISGRFLLLAVALVIAAAAVAADEQAAVDLAGPGEIAAGVKEAAEAAALRAELAQLREKISVLESDIAQRSQDLKSKDDGIAKLEKDIGEKSQKIATLQSEITSLQKKGSVAAEEQAGKAIARVVELEEQIEKLNKEIEAQSSQRTTLEARANKAEKKVQDLNSKLESLQKASGEQKRMIQKTERALKVAEEELMRLQLEATTKAKQLTEVHGAWLPPWLVTHSAQYLEVVSGHWNEHGKPAMDIFLQKASENSAHAKKWAEPHIETAKLKLVPVKEKLAVLKKNAEPYVEKASAKSVEVYEASRDAITPHFVKFKEVSDPYFQEAKKISKPYIDQVAEVTKPHVEKVRSTLKPYTKRAVHVYGTFLESATTYHRQAQATISDYLHQHEITKSLVTKELVWFLASALLALPVFIMYRLLVDTFCTKKQKRSPRNGNGNNGNRRHKRRHAEK, from the exons ATGGGGATCTCGGGGCGGTTCCTCCTCCTGGCCGTGGCGCTGGTgatcgccgccgccgcggtgGCCGCGGATGAGCAGGCGGCGGTGGACCTGGCGGGGCCCGGGGAGATCGCGGCGGGCGTCAAGGAGGCCGCCGAGGCGGCCGCGCTCCGGGCGGAGCTGGCGCAGCTCAGGGAGAAGATCTCCGTCTTAG AGTCGGACATCGCACAGAGATCCCAGGACCTGAAGAGCAAGGATGATGGCATAGCGAAGCTGGAGAAGGACATTGGGGAGAAGTCACAGAAGATTGCTACTCTGCAGAGCGAGATCACATCTCTCCAG AAAAAAGGTTCTGTGGCTGCTGAGGAGCAGGCAGGCAAGGCCATTGCTCGGGTTGTTGAGCTTGAGGAGCAG ATTGAGAAGCTCAATAAAGAGATCGAAGCACAAAGTAGCCAGAGAACAACACTTGAAGCTAGAGCTAACAAGGCTGAGAAGAAGGTGCAAGATTTGAACTCGAAGCTTGAGTCA CTTCAAAAGGCAAGTGGCGAGCAAAAGCGTATGATCCAGAAAACGGAGCGTGCTCTTAAAGTTGCTGAG GAGGAATTGATGAGGCTGCAATTAGAAGCAACAACGAAGGCAAAACAGCTGACAGAG GTACATGGAGCATGGCTGCCACCTTGGTTGGTGACACATTCTGCCCAATATTTG GAGGTGGTCTCAGGTCACTGGAATGAGCATGGAAAACCTGCCATGGACATCTTTTTGCAGAAG gcatcagaaaactcagcaCACGCAAAGAAATGGGCTGAACCACATATCGAGACCGCGAAGCTG AAATTGGTTCCTGTTAAGGAGAAACTGGCTGTGCTAAAGAAAAACGCAGAACCTTACGTGGAGAAGGCGTCAGCAAAATCAGTGGAAGTTTATGAAGCATCCAGGGATGCTATTACACCCCACTTTGTAAAATTTAAAGAAGTTTCTGATCCCTACTTCCAG GAAGCTAAGAAGATCTCTAAACCTTACATTGATCAAGTTGCTGAGGTCACGAAGCCACATGTTGAGAAAGTTAGGAGTACTCTTAAGCCTTACACTAAAAGAGCAGTTCATGTGTATGGAACATTTCTCGAGTCTGCAACCACATACCATCGACAG GCTCAAGCAACCATTTCAGATTACTTGCACCAACATGAAATAACAAAATCACttgtgactaaggagttggttTGGTTCCTG GCTTCTGCTTTGCTGGCTCTACCTGTGTTTATTATGTACAGGCTTCTAGTAGATACCTTCTG CACGAAGAAGCAGAAGAGATCGCCTCGTAATGGTAACGGAAACAATGGCAATAGGAGACACAAGCGCCGACATGCTGAGAAGTAA